TTCGGATTTGTGTGCTGACCTGCTTTGTTGCCATTCTGTTGTGTGCTCTCAATCAGTTCGTAGCTTGCACTTCATGTATCTTACTCTCTGGATCCTAACCCATATGTTTGGCGTACCGGTTCGtgcggggtggtggcggtgggggggggcggggatCAGTTGACGGGTGTATCGCtgtgcgagcgtgtgtgcgtgtgtgaccAGAGATGTAACCATCGATGCCTACGAACAGTTGAATGAGGAGAAATACAGGGCGCATGATCGAGGTGGAGAGAAGTCGCGCGGGTGCTGGCCGAGGTTCTGCCCGGCCAccgaaaaagagaaaagagtATTCATTTCCCCCGCCTTTTCCCCCTCGCTCATATGTGCATGGGCGCATAAATCAGTTATCCTTCTGCTTTCTAACACCCGCCCCGCTCCCCTGACtcactgacacacacacacatacacagacagaTACAttttttttattttgttTCTTCACCTTCATCAATAAACAAACAAGAAATTCGAGAAAACGCGATAAATTCCAAAACGCAAACCCTATTTCGTCAGGTACACGCTTAAAACTCAGGCCAACTTGCAAACTTtaacccccctcccccccaaaTTGAATAACGACACAGAAATGGTGCGACCAAAACgtgaaaacaaaaaagtgGCGGCGAACactgccgcttctgcaggCAGGCCGTGGGTGCGGTCGTTGGCTCTTTCATTATCGATTTGTCTGTGTGCTGTGGAGAGAGAAACTGCTTGTAGGCCAGCTGTTAACGCCGACCTGTGAGCAAGCGAATCGGCACATCGATAAGCACCGCAAACCTCTTGTTTCGGTAGTTTTTCGTCGTGCTCTGGAGTTTACATCACAGAGCAGATGCCCTTGCGCTGAAAGGGGGCTACAGTGCATTTTTCGAAGACAAGGGTGAGAGGGCAGCAAGCAACTGACGGCACAGTGCTcatcttctctcttgccttcAGGCTCCGTGGCTGACTGGCGaccatcgcagcagcagccatccACGCTGGCATTGATTTCTACGGGCTCATCATCATCCTTTTGGGTTcccttcctttttctttggaCTCCTCGCTCTCGTTTGGTGGTTGGGGCAGTATTATGACGCGGTAGCAATAGCGGATCCTCCTgtctccccttccccgctCACTCCTTCTCTCCTGTACACTCCGCACCACACAGGGCAACGCTCGGGCGTGCATGTTTGTCACTGCTCTTCCCTGTGCCTGGTGGTTGAAGAGGTGTGCGAGCGCATGAGCGGGTACGCGTGTGAGTGGGTATAGGTGTGTGTTCGCGCAGAGACTGACCTCTCGTAACTCGTACCCGAAAagccttcctcctccaccacacCCCACCCGGTAACCCTACTTCCTTACAAGCTCCAAACTAAAATCGACAGTCCCGAGCTGCATTCCAAGGCGTACAAGCGCCGCGACGACAGCAGGGCTTGTTTACTCTCTCGGCTTCTCTGCTCTGCATTCCCCCTGTCTGTTCTTTCCACCCTTTCGTACTGGAAAAACATGAACATGCAGGGACTCTCGAAGGATCTGCAGCTGTACATCAGCGGTCATCGCGGCCGCCCAGCACTCATCTACGAGCCGAGGACGAGCCTTGTCGAGCCCTCCCTTCTGCAACTGTTCGAGGCGTGCAACTGCGACGCGGAAACGACAGCCTTTCTTATCCGCTCCCGAAACATGAGCGTGTGGAAGCTGATGTTGGCGGActtcctctctgtctttctttcgcgcaccaccgcgcaaGGCATGGCCGGACGTGGTATGATGTTCGTGTACTCGACGGAGCAGATCCGGCGCTTGCTGCGACCGCCGCAAGCGCCACTCGTGTCCCCGCTGCCACCGGACTTCCAGTTCGATAGCCTCCTCGacatcggcgccggcgatggcggcgtgaCGGCAAATATCGCCCCTCTATTCAAGAAGGTGTACGTGACGGAGTTTTCGGCATcgatgcggtggcggctgcgtcgccgcggctacgaggtgctgccgcaTGATGACCCCTTTCACATGAACACTGCGGAGAGGCTGCTGGACCGCCGCTACTTTGATGTGATCGCGTGCAACAACGTGCTCGACCGCGCTGACATGCCAGAGACACTCCTGCGGGAGATGCGGGACTCGCTCAAGCCTAACGGCCTCCTGGTGCTCGCAGTCGTTCTGCCATGGTGCCCGTTCGTCGAGGACGGCCCGCGGCAGAAGAGGCCCAGCGAGATTCTCCCAATGCAGGGCGGGgagtgctgccgcggtgcctCCTTCGAGCAGTCCATGTCGAAGTTGGTCGAGAACGTGCTGGTGCCAATGGGCTTCGAGGTCGTTCGCTGGACCAGGCTCCCCTACCTATGTGAGGGCAACCTCCGCATCGAGTATGCAGTGCTAAACGACGCCGTGTTTATCCTGCGTAAGAGAGGTGATGTCGAGAGCCGTGCGTAGTCTTTGCCCttgctccctctcctttctctcccctgTACTCACGCCCCCTCTCTGATTCGTAGGATGCACAGCgcgagagcggcggtgaCATCCTTGCTTCAACGCCTCTGTGTGCCCCCTGCCGgtgcgtttttctttttttctctgctcttctcctttcgcTGGCCCGGATGacgcggggagggagggaggaagggggccACACACCGCTCAGTGCGTCGCATCGTCAGGGTCCCGCACGACCCACCATTGCGGGGCGACGCCGAGCAGNNNNNNNNNNNNNNNNNNNNNNNNNNNNNNNNNNNNNNNNNNNN
Above is a window of Leishmania donovani BPK282A1 complete genome, chromosome 30 DNA encoding:
- a CDS encoding DREV methyltransferase, putative; this translates as MQGLSKDLQLYISGHRGRPALIYEPRTSLVEPSLLQLFEACNCDAETTAFLIRSRNMSVWKLMLADFLSVFLSRTTAQGMAGRGMMFVYSTEQIRRLLRPPQAPLVSPLPPDFQFDSLLDIGAGDGGVTANIAPLFKKVYVTEFSASMRWRLRRRGYEVLPHDDPFHMNTAERLLDRRYFDVIACNNVLDRADMPETLLREMRDSLKPNGLLVLAVVLPWCPFVEDGPRQKRPSEILPMQGGECCRGASFEQSMSKLVENVLVPMGFEVVRWTRLPYLCEGNLRIEYAVLNDAVFILRKRGDVESRA